CCACCATCCACTACGGGAGCCCCAACTTCCGTGGGCCCCTCGTCACGGTGAACTGCGCGGCCATCCCGAAGGACCTCATCGAGAGCGAGCTCTTCGGCCACGAGAAGGGCGCCTTCACCGGGGCGCGCGA
This genomic interval from Deltaproteobacteria bacterium contains the following:
- a CDS encoding sigma-54-dependent Fis family transcriptional regulator, whose translation is MGFVDTVAKSPDTPVLLLGATGTGKEMLAATIHYGSPNFRGPLVTVNCAAIPKDLIESELFGHEKGAFTGAR